A genome region from Coffea arabica cultivar ET-39 chromosome 7e, Coffea Arabica ET-39 HiFi, whole genome shotgun sequence includes the following:
- the LOC113701443 gene encoding uncharacterized protein translates to MLSADGLFGNPFPAFESGFPPWDCQEPPFVFPQHDDPILSPLEELRVEAQEPVISNSGSETYTPPPLDPTGQAISISGSENYDPTPLDSSSGSEEPNQNNKRPYSGSDDTTNPAVDSAADERKRRRMLSNRESAKRSRMRKQKHLENLRNQVSRLRIGNRELVNRLRVVTHHCQLVRTDNDRLRSESVILRQRLWDIRQVLLVRQLQQQLATSAWPCNNLTPMNDETIPQPLIT, encoded by the coding sequence ATGTTGTCCGCCGACGGTCTGTTCGGAAACCCTTTTCCGGCTTTTGAGAGTGGTTTCCCTCCTTGGGACTGCCAAGAACCACCTTTTGTCTTTCCACAACATGATGACCCGATTCTTTCCCCACTAGAAGAACTACGAGTAGAAGCCCAAGAACCGGTAATTTCTAATTCCGGTTCGGAAACCTACACTCCGCCCCCGCTCGATCCAACCGGACAGGCTATTTCCATTTCGGGTTCAGAAAACTATGATCCAACCCCGCTTGATTCATCTTCCGGTTCGGAGGAACCGaaccaaaacaataaaaggccTTACTCCGGTTCAGATGATACCACGAACCCAGCCGTTGATTCTGCCGCAGACGAGCGAAAGCGCAGGCGCATGTTATCGAACCGGGAGTCCGCGAAGAGGTCCCGTATGAGGAAACAGAAACATCTGGAGAACTTGAGGAACCAAGTGAGTCGGCTTAGAATTGGGAACCGGGAACTAGTGAACCGGCTACGTGTTGTTACCCATCACTGCCAACTGGTGAGGACTGACAACGACCGGCTCCGGTCGGAGTCAGTCATCCTCCGGCAACGTCTTTGGGACATACGTCAAGTGTTGCTGGTCCGGCAACTTCAGCAACAGCTGGCTACCTCTGCATGGCCATGCAATAATCTTACGCCCATGAACGATGAAACTATACCGCAACCATTAATCACATGA